In Pyrus communis chromosome 15, drPyrComm1.1, whole genome shotgun sequence, the genomic stretch ACTCGTGGCCTCTCCTCTTATACCAGTAAAAGTTGGTTACCACTATTGGTCTTAGCAGATACATAATATTCTTCCTTCATTTGTGTCAACAGAAGAATAATTTATAGTTTGTAATCAATTTTTTAACACTTGACACTGCTATACCGCTGCATTGCTTGGCTTCCTCCTTTTTTGCCAATTATACTCCATCGGTATCATGTCTTTTCTCATGATGCAAAGTGTGATTAATTCGTACTAGCAATGTCAACTTGACAGAAAATGTcatatttaaatccaaaaatctgGAGCTGATGATGAACTGACTTACCCTCTAGGCAGTTTGTTTAGCCAGGTTTGTGTTTGATTATATGTATACAAAGCAATTAATTACTTTTGTAGGAACGTAACTACTGCTTTTTGTAGAAGATCGAGTAAAAAAGATGATTGTGTTGATATGTATACATCATGCCATCACCACCAGAACACACTCAATAATGAAATGTTTTCTTATtacaatcaaaataaaattttaatttgaacaGAAGTATTGACATGcaatataaaaaagaaagaaatagttGAGAGCCATCGTGGTTGAGTTGAGAAATCTTTCAACTAATTAGTTTACTGGTTAGTGCCCTTAAAAGTTTATGTAACTTTGATCGTTTTTAAATGTACGTATATATACGTAGTCTCTTAAGTCAGCAGCTTAATCTGCATGCAGTGAGTAGAGAAAGAGGATGGTGCTGATTAATGCAATGCCGTTTCATGCTTAGATATTGTTGGTAAGCATCGATCCTGATGATGCTGATGATTCATAAATGGTTGAATCATCAGCGGTAGTATAGAAAAACTTCACAATTGCAAATTGAATACAAAGCATACCTGGTTTGACAGCCAAAAAGAAGCATTCATGAATTCTCCTAGCAGCGGTGGTGGTAGTTTCACCTCTTAAATTAATGGGCCTAACTTGCGATGTGAGGGACTAGCAgtgtgtttttacttttctatataAAGTTCATTAATTATTGGTGGTCGAGACAATAATACTTGACAACCATTTAAAAGGTGAAGCCAATAGtttttttcttatataataATCTGTACAAGAAAGTGGAGATATATGCTAAAGTTATACGTGAGAGTCTAACATAAGATTTCTCATTTATAAGTGGAGGAGGATCATTTTAGTGCTAATGACATGGTTAGTCTCACACGTGGAGTATATGTCCCGATCAACCAAAAAAAGTGAAATTGGTCAGATAgcagttttggttgttgataggatttttaccacctgcaaaagtagagataaaaacacttaaaaatacttgtaagagtacaaggtagttgtagtataaacggctaattaaggtcgttttccacagggattgaatgaataatttgtgtttaaaatcaactcttaattaattatttaaaacaaagtttggaaaatattacttttgagatttaaaataataaaaacgaatttaaataaaataaaataaaataaaataaatcaactAGAAACCAATTTAAAGAAacactagggttccgccgtcaccttaacaatttACTTATGAATTATCCATGCACATTTGAAGATCAGGTTTTCCTAATACAtgtcctacttggaacctctaacatagaacgtatatctaacatgcaatccgtccggacgttcagatcaaatatgaacatgaaggactcattaaattttatgaaaactctttgaaaaaccatgcaacccttaagacgtggtgttcatcctaagtgaaattacaattattaaccacaagaagccagcgtcaatttcagggaaccttccgaccaaaattgcatcaaattacttttctaaatatcctaatggtcgcAAATCACTAAGACACTTAGATAGTTTAaaacggtgattaataattcaaaacatgcatgcataatatcataagcaaattaaaaagaaactagttacgaacaatcataaaagaaaatattattaagaacatggaaagaaaacaccttgaaaataaacttcaatCGTCAATCCAAAATAGTGTGTGTTATCCTCCTCTCCTTCTTTAAAaacctaatggctaaatatctttatttatactactacaaaataaaaccctaaaagatcttctaaaaactaggaaacatagtAGAATAAGATAACTAGGAAATACATTCCTATACTAACTTTGGAAAATCTACCCAGCCACAAAGAATTCCACGTTTCTGGATCTTTAGGGCTCCAAAACAGGCCCAAAATGgctaaaattaaaacttaagaTGTCCCGAACATAATTTGCAAAAGGCCTCGAACACAAAAGACATCATCATGGATGCTAGAAAGCTCAAAACGTCACTTTGACAACATTGCGCATTGCTCATTTATTTCATCGCCATAATTAAACCGCTTAATATAAAAGTCTGAAACTTTGACACAAACACGTTGAAAGACTAACGAatatcctccaattggaatcactccaaaattcatctgtttgaaTGCTTTATGCTCAAGAGGAaatcgaatgtcctacattggaaatataattcaagGTATCAAAATTTacacaaaataaccaataaaataatattaagattagggtaaaatatataataaaatattgacTCATCCGTTGTTCTAGAACACGTGTACTTATGTGATAACTATATGCCCCTCCGCTTCAATTTACTAACTAATATATTGTAGAGAAGACATGAACAAATCTTACAAATAGAAATAAGCAATTGTTGCTAGAACTTCAAAATAGTCATTTGCACGTCTTTTTGGTCATTATTACTTTTCAGACCAGGAAGGAGTTTGGTGACAATAATAACTCccgaaaaacaaagaaaatagagtgaTTCAATTTTGATATGAAATGATGCAATCTCAAGCATCAAGCATGGtgtaaaaaatggaaaaatgatgcatttttgggaattttggaTTGCTCGAGAAATTTTCAGGCAAAGATGATCTTTAGCAAGATCTAGATTTGATTCTGTTCATGAGATATATTTTTGGGGTTTCATGTTTAagtcaacttttttttaatttccagaCAATATTACTAGCACATCTTATTACCCAATCGGGGGATGCAAGTTTTACCCATTCGGGAAAAGAACAGAATATTAGAGAGGGATGAGCCAACGGGAGGATACCGATTGAATTTTCCCTTCCCCAAAATCCAGAAGGATCCTTTTACGTTAGTTGTTCTGGCCCCTTTGTCCGGTCCGCCTTAGATTCACACCGTTTTGGTCTTGTTTTTGTTCATTCCTGGCGACGTTGGGCCTCAAATGAAGTTTTCTCCGACCCAAAGATTCTATTCATCTATCTTCGGAGCAAGAGAAGAATGCAACTTCCAAAACTAGTCATTAAATAAGGGACAAGTTGACCCAAAGATTCTATTCATCTATCTTCGGAGCAAGAGAAGAATGCAACTTCCAAAACTAGTCATTAAATAAGGGACAAGTTTACTTGGTACCTAATCAATAACCATCTTCCAACttgtacaaaacaaaaatttccaTGTTTTTTCCGAGAATGTGTAGAGAGCACGACCAATAACGAATGCTTGAGACGATATTTTTCAGACAAACTGGAGATCTTGAGATCCTACATATGGTTGCTTTCCAGCCAAATGCGTTCAACTGAGACCGCAACAACCATAGCAAAGGATTTTCCCATCCAATGAGTCAAACTGTTTAACACAACTAACCCAAACGTTTCGACCCTCGTCATCCAACAAAACACATTGGATAAACGCTTGATAGCATTATTTCCCAAAGTCTAAAATCAATTCACAGAGCCTTTCTCAAATTTTTACCAATGCCACTAGATTTGTGTGGTTTCAATCAAACTTAATGGCAGTCTTGGCAGAGCATTCAAAGTGACGTCCCTACGAGTTTACATCCCAATTCAAAGCTATTGCACATACTGTACCGCTGTCAAAAAGAGAAAGATGATGAAGGAATCAACAAGGGGAATTTTACCGACAAACATAAACATGCAAAAGGTCAGTAGATGTTAAGATTTCCATAAACTAGGGCAGATCACTACACATAACTGCAGCTTAGGGTCACAAATGATAGTTTCCTAGAGTGGGGAGTCGAGACATCATGGCAACAAATACTACTAGTCTGCTACCACTTTCACCTCTGTAAATGTCTCAGGAATAAAGAAAGAGGTAATGACATCCCACGAAGATACCTGGAGGTTTGGAAAGCCTGTCGACCCATCCTGATTAACTTATGCAATTTCTGACTAGAGAGAGGACTTAGATCGGAGAGCAGcagctcttttctttttaacaaaaagcaGTGATGAATGGGACAGAGCTGCTACAATAGCTTCAAGCTGGAGCTGCTTTATGTATTGGAGCAGAGGTGGCATTTCAGATAGCAGCAGGAGCCGGACCAGCAattacagaagaaaaaaaataaaaaataaaaaaaaacaagaaaccatTACATTCCAAATCATCCAACGTAGTCAAGCTTTGATTCTTTCACAAAAGTCATCGCAGAACTTTTCTAAACATGTTTTACAGCAAATCTTGTTGAatctaaaaaatatatataaaccatTAGAAAGAAACAAACATTTTTAATACATAAACTAGGAttacatatgtgtgtgtctgCATGTATGTATCAGGAGGACCATTGCTATCACATACATACAGAAAACATATCAATACTACAAACACAAATCACCATATGACTCCTTATTGTTGTTCTTTTCatcccttgttcttaaagccaGTATCCGATAATATATCACTCTGTTCAAACTGGTTGAACTCTTTAATAATCAGATGCACTGTAATTAGATCCTTTTCGAACTATAATCCGGTAACTGCAAGCCAATTAAGAATATTTATACAATTTAGGAACATCTGAGGTGTGTGCAGCAAGTATAGAGGCGTAGTATATGCCAACACATTACATGCTAAGGTTTAACTTTAAATTAAAGTACCCATACTACTCTGCAGCTGCTAAAAGCTCAAAAAAGTTAAACTAGAGGTGTCTCATAGAACGtgtattataaaaataaaagaagaaagtaCAAACCTCATTGTACAAACCCTAAACCACAACATCAAACAGCAGCACCACAAAAAGACTACTCAACATAACAATTAACAGAAAACTAGAGCACTGATCAGCTAATAGAAGCTTAGATTGAGAGTCTGAGACATAGACTGACTAAAGAAGCCGAAAATCCCACGATACCCCCACAAATCTTTACTCACTTGGCTCCTTATCTTACTTTAAGCCTTTAAATTTCGTTTGTCATAATATAATTTtgacataaaaacaaaacatatttaACTTGTATGAGTAAGACTAGTAGTATCTGCTAAAACTTCGCTCCTGGTCATTCCTAGTGATGAGGTAGTATAAACATATTCAAAACATTGATAATCATGCACTGTACCTTCAACCTTTTGCTACATTTAAAAACTGCATAAGCTCCTCTATTATGAAGACGTCCAAAAAAATCACAGCACACTCAAAACATTGAtaatcatgcatgcatgttagGTTGGATTATAAGCACAAAAACAGGGCATTTCAATGAAAACTGGGCAATGTTCAAAATCATTGGTACTATAATAGCAAGATGTACTAATACAACCTAGTAACTGGTGTGAATCCAACTGCAAAACTAAGATGACAAATCAAAAAGTTAGAGTTTGCAATACCATTCCCTACAGCAGATATTCCGGCTTCCAAAGACGAGCTGAAAAAAGTATGACAAGTTAATTTTTAGTTCTCGATCCAAGGTTAGGCAAGCTGCATTACAACCTAATGCATCAGCTCCATTCTCAGCCCAGAGCCGCCACAAACCTTCAACTCTTCAAAGGCCTTTACCAAACTCAGCGTCTCCTTGTAAGTGAATTTTTGTGCATGTCCAGCAACCTTTCAAGGGATGCAAGGGACCAAGTTTCCTCTGTTTGGGCATATACCTTTTGATTTAGAGAGTCAACTATTATGCTTACATTACCAAAGCCATACATCTGATGACCATTATGCATCCTCCCAGGCTTAGGCCTAAATAGCAGGCCATGCTGCTGCGCATGGGCTTCAATAACATCTTTCAAACTCATCTCGTGACCAATGCCATCCATTTGAGCAGTACCACCCAAGTTTGCCTGTGCTGCTGCTTTCTGATGTGCCTCAAATTGCCTTTGCTCAAGCACCCTAAAGTAGCTAATATTCTCCTTCAAACCAGGTTGGACCACCTCCATACCCTCAACAGCCCGATTCATCATGTCAAGACCACAATTAAGCTGATACCGGATACTTTCATTAGCATGAAGCTCCTCAGGAATGAGTTCCTTCCAACCTTTATACCAATTTAAAACCTCTTCAAAGTTCGGGTTCGAACATAACCAGTGATACAAAACCTGTAGCCACTTGGTgaagaaaaatttctccatcatATCTACCATTAGATGAATTGGAATGGCAGAAGCCCAACTCATCACCCAATTATATTGATCAAGCGTCTGATCTGCAGGGTTCACTTGGAATTCTTGTAAGACAAGCTGCAACTTGGGTACTATAAATCTATACATAAGCTGTTCCCAACTCGCGGCATCAAACACCTTCTTCCACGGTGAGAGTATAGTATAGGCAGATCCATCACTTGGGTGCCAAGCACCCAGAACATTACTCAACTTGAATCGTATTGTGTGGTATAAGTCTTCCAACTTGTGTCCCAAGAATGGTAGCCACGGATGCACCCACACATGGATGGGAACAGTGTCCCGGTGAGGTTCCCACAAGTCAACTGCGTCCTTCAATTTAGGAAAGATTACCATATCCAATAAGGAATCAAGGACAGAAGGAGGCAGCAATTTCTCCCAGGACTCCAGAAAGCGAAGCATGGGTTCAGGGTCCTTGGGCTGCCATGTATTCACGCCAGCAATCCTAACGGCAGGTACTACAACCTCGGAAAGCAATTGGGTGTAAGGGGACATTGAGTTATCCCAAATATCCAAGTACtgttctctctccccctctccatGAAGCAAAGCCTTCCAAGAAGATACTAAATCCAACCCATGCGAGGGGTTTCTAAGAGGATTCCAGCCCTGAAACATCCTAATAAATAGAGGCAGAGCAAAGGAGCAGGCAATGCAAGACAAGTTACATAACTTATAGTCATCAGCGTATCTCTTCTGCAGGTCACCAAAGCCCTTTGTCAGGGAGTCCAGCGTCAACGTTCCCATGCTATTCTCTTCTCCCAGTCGATCCAAGACGGTCCTAATATCCTCCAAGCTATCCAGGTATTGCTTCTGCCTGGCCACCTCCGTCTTCAACCTCTCTTTCTCCTGGTTCAAGCTGATGGCCGTGTCCCGCTCAATCCTCAGGTCCCTATCAATCTTCTGGATATCAAGCTCAGCTAAGTCCAGAATCAACCTGACGTTGTGCTGTAGCTCGGGCATGGGAACGTCCTCTTCCCTGGCTTTCTCTTCGGCATTCAAATTCTCCAGATTGGTCAAGACTCGAACCTGAGGTCCTCGCATATCAACCACCTTGTGCACAAGGACCTCGGTGCCCTCTTCCTGCTTCTGGGCTAACAACTCCTTGGCAGAGACATAATGGTCCTTGTCAGTCTTGTCGGCAGCGGCCCTCTTCTTCCAGGAAGGCTTCTTTTTGGCGGAGGTCGCATCCGGCAAAGGCTTGCTCGGCTTTTCAGCTTCCAATTCTTGCAAGCTAGGCCGCTTGACTTCCGTCTCCTTGTAATCATTGAAACCCATGCCCATATTCTTTGGCCTCAACTTGGCTTCAATAGGAGCGAGAATGCCTTGCTCGTTCTTCCCAAGTCCGCCTCCTTTGTAGCCCATGTTCTTAAGCATCTTCATTCCAATGCCCTTGGTGTGCTTCTCGAAGGCCCCCAAACCCCCATCCCCGCCGCCCTTTGCTCCTAATCCTGCAAATTGGCCTTCTTCAGAACCTCCTCGACCCTGAGACTGACTACTAGTCTGCTTGAGCAATTTCAGCTTTTCCCTCTCCTTGTGTCTCCTCTCCGCTCCCTCCTTTATCTTCTTCCCAAACGCTGTCGGCAAAAAACTCTGCTCGTCGTCGTCATCCTCCTCCTCGCCCCCCAACGGATCCAAATTCGGAACTTTAAAACCTAAACCGGAACCGGTAGCGGCACCAAAGCCGAGGCCAATGGTGGCGCCGAGGCCAGGCCGGTTATCATCGTTTTGCTGCTTTGAATTGTCGTCGACCTCCTGGTTGGGCATGACGATTCCGGTGGGGATGAAACTGACGGGCTTGGTGAGGTCGACCTTTCGGTCTTTCCTGCGTTTTCTGGGGCCGTCGTTGTCATCGTCGTCGTCGGAATCGGCAGTGAATATGCCGTAGAGGACGTCGTCTTTGGTTTGGACGCGCTTGTCCTTGCGCTTGCGGTAATAGAACTCCCCGCCGATCCACTGGCCGTCCTCGTAATCCTTCTCCATTCCAAACCTCTCCATCTCCTGATAATCATCCATCACCCTCCCTGCCCTAAAATTGTACCTCTGATTTCGATCACCAAAACCCTAACACTGGTGATTGGGGAATCAAATCATAAtaaattttgaccaaaaaataaaaataaatccgAATAAATTGGAATAAAAGTGTAAATTCAAAGCAAATTATGGATGCAGT encodes the following:
- the LOC137717253 gene encoding septin and tuftelin-interacting protein 1 homolog 1-like, which gives rise to MDDYQEMERFGMEKDYEDGQWIGGEFYYRKRKDKRVQTKDDVLYGIFTADSDDDDDNDGPRKRRKDRKVDLTKPVSFIPTGIVMPNQEVDDNSKQQNDDNRPGLGATIGLGFGAATGSGLGFKVPNLDPLGGEEEDDDDEQSFLPTAFGKKIKEGAERRHKEREKLKLLKQTSSQSQGRGGSEEGQFAGLGAKGGGDGGLGAFEKHTKGIGMKMLKNMGYKGGGLGKNEQGILAPIEAKLRPKNMGMGFNDYKETEVKRPSLQELEAEKPSKPLPDATSAKKKPSWKKRAAADKTDKDHYVSAKELLAQKQEEGTEVLVHKVVDMRGPQVRVLTNLENLNAEEKAREEDVPMPELQHNVRLILDLAELDIQKIDRDLRIERDTAISLNQEKERLKTEVARQKQYLDSLEDIRTVLDRLGEENSMGTLTLDSLTKGFGDLQKRYADDYKLCNLSCIACSFALPLFIRMFQGWNPLRNPSHGLDLVSSWKALLHGEGEREQYLDIWDNSMSPYTQLLSEVVVPAVRIAGVNTWQPKDPEPMLRFLESWEKLLPPSVLDSLLDMVIFPKLKDAVDLWEPHRDTVPIHVWVHPWLPFLGHKLEDLYHTIRFKLSNVLGAWHPSDGSAYTILSPWKKVFDAASWEQLMYRFIVPKLQLVLQEFQVNPADQTLDQYNWVMSWASAIPIHLMVDMMEKFFFTKWLQVLYHWLCSNPNFEEVLNWYKGWKELIPEELHANESIRYQLNCGLDMMNRAVEGMEVVQPGLKENISYFRVLEQRQFEAHQKAAAQANLGGTAQMDGIGHEMSLKDVIEAHAQQHGLLFRPKPGRMHNGHQMYGFGNVSIIVDSLNQKVYAQTEETWSLASLERLLDMHKNSLTRRR